In one Mycobacteroides chelonae genomic region, the following are encoded:
- a CDS encoding flavin-containing monooxygenase, whose amino-acid sequence MKRTVDPALGLHDEPDYEVAIIGAGLGGICAAIKLLEMGIQDFVIIDRDEDFGGTWLRNTYPGVGADIPTVAYQFTFAPKGDWQRFFATGAEIQQYALDLVTEHGLRAHARFGTCVEREVFDEENHLWQVHTADGEVISSRFLISAIGAYINPRTAPDIPGLDTFAGPIQVPSRWQHDVDMRGKRVGIVGVGSSTVQITPAIAGEVEHLDVYQRTPQWYFPKPDFRMPRILQRLLAGRRFANTVNGIALGGIELGLRVLIYTPKPLFRAGAAIFDKVALWAYRGWLRHKVNDPEVREQLRPRFGAGCTRGTLGADYLPTFNRPNVTLVSNGIDRITPTGIVDKAGVERPVDILVLATGYEMFSDPETYRVGTVLGTQGFDLAEFYRDNGLQAYQSTSVPGLPNRFMLVGPYSWTGTSFHYILENSMRHIGAVIQLARAKRASWVEVTQEALDDFQASIARSGANLNRYFTVNCAGSNSYFINSQGDTPYVRPWTVLQSYRRSVQFPSGAYEFRRINSPVKEIEHAV is encoded by the coding sequence GTGAAACGAACCGTGGATCCAGCCCTGGGTCTGCATGATGAACCCGACTACGAAGTCGCGATCATCGGCGCCGGGCTGGGTGGCATCTGTGCGGCCATCAAGTTGCTCGAGATGGGTATCCAGGACTTCGTCATCATCGACCGGGACGAGGACTTCGGAGGCACGTGGCTGCGCAACACCTACCCCGGAGTGGGTGCCGACATCCCGACCGTTGCCTACCAGTTCACCTTCGCGCCGAAGGGGGATTGGCAACGATTCTTCGCCACCGGCGCCGAAATACAGCAGTACGCACTGGATTTGGTCACCGAGCACGGATTGCGTGCCCACGCGAGGTTCGGTACGTGTGTCGAACGAGAGGTGTTCGACGAAGAGAATCACCTTTGGCAGGTGCATACCGCCGACGGTGAGGTCATCTCGTCGCGGTTCCTGATCAGCGCGATAGGCGCCTACATCAACCCGCGAACGGCCCCGGATATCCCAGGGCTGGACACCTTCGCGGGTCCGATCCAGGTGCCGTCCCGATGGCAACACGATGTGGACATGCGCGGCAAGCGGGTCGGAATTGTGGGCGTGGGAAGTTCCACCGTGCAGATAACACCGGCCATTGCCGGCGAGGTGGAGCACCTCGATGTGTACCAGCGGACGCCGCAGTGGTACTTCCCGAAACCAGACTTCCGGATGCCGCGCATACTGCAGCGGCTGTTGGCGGGGCGCAGATTCGCCAATACAGTCAACGGGATTGCCTTGGGGGGCATAGAACTTGGCTTACGGGTTCTGATCTACACGCCCAAGCCGTTGTTCCGGGCGGGGGCAGCGATCTTCGACAAGGTGGCGCTCTGGGCGTATCGCGGCTGGCTCCGGCACAAAGTGAATGATCCCGAGGTGCGCGAGCAGCTGCGGCCGCGGTTCGGGGCGGGGTGCACCCGCGGCACGCTGGGGGCGGACTACCTCCCGACCTTCAACCGGCCGAACGTGACACTGGTATCGAACGGTATCGACCGGATCACCCCGACGGGCATCGTCGACAAGGCGGGTGTCGAACGCCCCGTTGATATTCTGGTGCTGGCCACCGGATACGAGATGTTCTCCGATCCCGAAACCTACCGGGTGGGAACCGTATTGGGCACCCAGGGATTCGACCTCGCCGAGTTCTACCGTGACAACGGGCTGCAGGCGTACCAAAGCACATCGGTGCCGGGCCTTCCGAACCGGTTCATGTTGGTCGGTCCGTACTCCTGGACTGGCACCAGCTTCCACTACATCCTGGAGAACTCGATGCGCCACATCGGGGCCGTCATCCAACTCGCTCGCGCCAAACGAGCCAGCTGGGTCGAAGTCACCCAGGAGGCGCTGGACGACTTCCAGGCGAGCATCGCCCGCAGTGGCGCCAACCTGAATCGGTACTTCACGGTGAACTGCGCCGGATCTAACAGCTATTTCATCAACTCGCAGGGCGATACCCCCTACGTGCGCCCGTGGACGGTCCTGCAGTCCTACCGGCGCAGTGTCCAATTCCCGTCAGGTGCCTACGAATTCAGGCGGATTAACAGCCCGGTGAAGGAGATCGAACATGCGGTTTGA